AATTCAACCTTCAATTTATTTGGGAAATAGCCAATCACTCAGTCTACAGGGATAAAATGGTGATCAAACAGCAGTCTATTCATGGATCCAAGGGTCAACGGCTTGTTTATATTGACATAGTTCTTGTGGAGTAAACCATAAGTTGATTTCCCTGTTAGCACTTTCAGTTGAGTCTGATCCGTGGACAACATTTCTTCCTACATCTTGGCAGTAGTCTCCCCTTATTGATCCAGGACAACTTGCTTCAGGTTTAGTAGCACCTAACATTGTACGTCCGTTCTCAATAACCTAAAGTAAAAAAACATAGTGGAAAATGCATGTGCAGTAATACGCAACGAAGAAATTACAAGTGTTAAAGGTTAGAAACTTTCTCCATTGAATCAAAACATAGTAAATATGATCGACAGTGAGGGGATATTAGGCAAACACTGAAATAACTGTGGGACTTGTTCACATAGAGTGAGGTTTAATGAGTTACAGTTGAGTCATACTTCTGATAATGTTTGCTTGATGTAGCAGTCCTGATGACGAAACTTTTAGGATTAACGGTTTAGTGATCTTCTTACATTGAAGTTAAGAACGGCTTCTATATCTAGCTTTCATTCTGCTGGTATAAATCGCCTTAGATGTATCACTACAAAGTTGTTACATGAGAAACGAACAGAAAAAGAAGGACGGTTGGTGCTAACATGAAACTTAAACTTGATTTTAACGGCCTGTCGCAGCCGTTGAGTTGTATAAAAAGCACTTCGGCTTATTACGGTATCTCATTGGGCATACATGTTCAGTTGAAATTCGTAGTGAAGACTGGGAAACTGAAGGAGCGGAAAGTGGCAACATTTGCAAGTTTTTATCATATGAACCACTGATTCACCTCAACGTTTTTTAACAGTCTATATGCGCGCTCATAGACCCAACTCATATGTATGGACAGATGTAACAGTAACAGTACGcattatcattaaaaataagaCTTCTATGATAATTAAAAGTTTATTCCTTCGGATTCGATTTTATAAATATGTTTTACTTCGCTGCACAACAATCTGGGTGATCTACGTTTTGAGACCATTTACACGGATACGGGTCCTGAGCAGTCTGATCTCAGAAGGATATTTATCGTGCGAATTTCATCCCTGcgtaatgaaatatattttgccTCAAAAGAAAACTAAGGACACCTCTAGTTGAAACAAAGCATAGTAGGAAATTTTCGTACATGTCAAAGCTTTTGTTTGAGTTGGCAAAACTTTCCAGTTCATATACAGATGATCAAATTACAAAGCCTGAATCGTGTTGTGAGCCTTCAAACTAAATTGAGGAGTGAGAACAAGAAAAAATATGGACATGTTTTTGCCTTTTCGTCGTATTCGCCTACGCAACCATGGACTACAATTCTAAAAGGATGCATAAAATAAAGCTTCCTACCCTATTACAAAAAGCTAAACGCTTGGATGCAGCTATTGTAGTAAGAGACTTCAGCGATCAAGTTGGTAGTTTAAACCAGAGCGATAGACAATCAGGTGCGTATTAGTGTTCAAGTTACATGAACAGACAATGGCAACTAGCAGTCTTAATTATGCTAAGACAGCTACTTGTACACAGCAAGCACCAACTTCAAGTATAGGGACAGTGTTTGAAAGGGCAACCCCCACAACCGACAAATTGATCTTATACCCATCAGCGATCACTCAAGGGACCCGACATAAGACCTTCGGTTATTTCGGAGAACATGTCTATACTGAACACCATCTAACATGATGACGCCGAAGTGATGCCAACTCAGATGCTGGTCGACATTATTTAGTCATGATATCGACGAGTgattagaataaaattgttaaggCTCTATTGAACTGACAGATACTCGGAAAGCCACTACGTAAGGCTACAAACACAATAAGGTAACCAAGtggtggcaactcgaactgatatacgtacgtacgaagttctacgttgttactgactgactgaccgacgACCACTCATTGTTTCAGCATATAACAGGGCAAAAATCCTTTTATGGTAACTACAGAAGAGTCAGTCTGACATAGATTTTAAAACTTGACAATCACCCAAGGCTTTACTAGGTCTCATGAAGAGCAAACCTGGGAAAACCGGGCTGGTCTCAGACCTGGTGTGGGTAAAATATTCGCAATTTGCCACGTCCACATACAGACATACCTATGGACTCACAACCACGGTCGTACTTATCAGCCCTAAAGatccattttattttgttgatcATAAAATCTTGTGCAGTATCTCTAAAAGCATAACAAACAGTAAAGTTAGGATTTTACGGGCTCTACTCGAACAATACTAATGGAGTCAGAGCTCATGGAGGGCTGTCATTTGAAGTGTTCATCAAAACTGTCCGCTTTCTTAATTTTAATTCAACTGTCATAGACATACTCTACGAATTCCTATGACCTTGGGGAAACCCTAAAATCCGGACCACTTGCAAATTGGAGACATCTGGGGAGATGAGAAATATAACGTTTTTGCAAAAGGTATCGCCTTGagttcttacttacttaccttacGCCCTTCGAATACCATTGGTACAACAGGTCCAGATGACATATACGCAACTAGTTTTGGAAAGAATGGTAAAGATTTGAGTGCCTCGTAGTGAATCTGAAGAAGCTGTTCTGAGGCATGCATCATCTTAATTGCAACAAGCTTATAGCCTCGCCTTTCAAATCGTTGTATAATTTCCCCAACAAGACCTCGTTGGACTCCATCAGGTTTGACCATTATGAACGTCCGTTCCATGATATGACGACTACCTCAAGTGAATTCGCGCCCAACTGATGAACAATAAAAGTGTATTCGAACAAAATCTCGACAATCGTTTATAGACACatgtacatttttttattatgacTGTAGTAGTTCTTCGCGTTTCGGTTCCATACaataaaactgtcttgacgttcgtgttgaaatttctgactttgatgttagttgacagttgttgatGGGAAATGGATGACTCTGAAACGCAGAACAGTAGGAAAGATAGCCAAAAATAATGCCCGTTTACTTGGTAACTCCTTGCTGGACTCAATGACTACTCCGCCAAAGGCCCGAAGCAAAGCCTCGTCAAGCACTATTGTGAATCGCTCGCTCAACTCCCATGACTTTGTTACAATGAAAACTAATTGTAAGATGCAGGATCTAATATAACGATCGAAAGCCGTGAACACGATTTCTAAAGAAGTTAAGTCTcttcctagtttaattatttggaccATAGAATAGTCGAAAGACAATGACCCTGCTAAAATACATGCACACGATCTGCAATTAGTGGAATCTGTGATAAGAAATGTAgtacctgaagaggtttcaggggtacatatcaCGAACGTAGTACGACTCGGTAAATTGGTTGGAGGCGAGGTCCAATCAAGAAGGATTTTGAAGTTGGTTCTTGGGAATTTTGAAGAAAGAGGTAGAATATTGAATAACGCACAAACCCGTGATTCAAATATTCGTATCCGACCAGATTGGACGCTTGAGGATCGAGttaagtggaagaatgctcttacggagttaAGAACTCAAAAGTCAAATGGCGAAActaaccttaccattaagggttttcgggtaaccaggtcttggaagccaatgcttccgaggtCTGTAGGGGTAGAACGAATGATTCCCAAAAGTGTGTACTACACGGACGCCTGTAGTCTTGGAAACAAAAtgtccgagctaagtctgatggtggatGAACTAAGTCCCGATATAATtattgttacagaaacttgttTCACCGTAGATATAGAATGTTCTCCCATCATTACaggctatatctgtattagaagtgatagtTTTAAGTCCCAAGGGGAGGCATAATTTTATACGTTAGTGATCACTTTCGTATATAATCAGTCACATCGGAGGAGCATGTTAGTGgtacatgtgaggtagcatgttgtaaAATTAAATCTAGAAATCAGTTAGTGACTGTAGGAGGAATATACCGTGGCTCGTGTTGTCTCGCTGACGACTTTATCTTAAAACGCATCTGTTCtcggagtatggcagaatgctGTCTTCAACGCACCTCATATCAACTgaatagagcttacagctccaggcgGTGGTTCCGATAGCGACGTTTTATCAACCATTATTCAGTGTGCGCCTGTACAATGTATTGagaaaccgacacatattgactTGAAACATGATtcgtcactgctggacctcgccttcacccaccactgtgaggatgtctttgatattcagTACCTTCtcccactagtgaacagtgatcacgttgtaattcactttaagtttaggacacgtGGTATACAATTTGAATCAGTTCCACCCCGTCgcaatatctggcgagctaatattccgGCAACCAGAGACTGTGCTATCTCAAgtgattggtcggtcgacgtGGATCGATCGATCGAAGACTAATTGAATAAGTTTAGGACTACATTTGAGTCCGTAGCCTcaccgtttatcccatggtcagcacgtaagttATCACATTGctctccatggattaataaggaaacccggaagccgttaaagcgtaggaaacacttctgggacttattcttgttgacagttCACGCATTATTTGAGCATCAGTACCGAAAATTCCGGAATATTTGTAAGAAAACTATAGCTAAATCCCCGAttacttacgaacgacagttggCACATGATAGTCGCACTTGTCCGAAACAactgttttcgtatgttaaatgGCGAAtaaaacgtagtgatggtattccccgttactgttacacgaaaattcagatttcCTAGCTGAATAAGATCGGGCAAAAGCTGAGGCTTTTTCAAACAATTATATTGAAGTCTActgctagggttgaagctatcacgacttcacttaatctgcgaacgagaaacaagactcgatgaccaaagaccagtaagctagccaGTTGACGCGTTCCAGCCCCGcaaactagaggaagaagtccaagcttggattGAGGAAATAGATTCTGCAAACAgtcagaaacgagcgataacagcaaacacaattcaaaacgtatatatacagtacaaaaccgccctcggggagagttaccaaatagcatactaaaagacgcaactggccaatagcatttaagatatttcctagtgggaaatacaacatgaaggtgacaagagcgcttttggcgcgaaaacaagagattaaaattttataaataaaattacaaaaaaggtCCTTTCTCAAGTGAATTCGTAGtatggcgtcgagtcgcggctGACTATGATCATCACTACAGGGAAACTACGtaccagttaaccgataaga
This DNA window, taken from Schistosoma haematobium chromosome Unknown HiC_scaffold_279, whole genome shotgun sequence, encodes the following:
- the NME2 gene encoding Nucleoside diphosphate kinase B (EggNog:ENOG4101IV5~COG:F), giving the protein MERTFIMVKPDGVQRGLVGEIIQRFERRGYKLVAIKMMHASEQLLQIHYEALKSLPFFPKLVAYMSSGPVVPMVFEGRKVIENGRTMLGATKPEASCPGSIRGDYCQDVGRNVVHGSDSTESANREINLWFTPQELCQYKQAVDPWIHE